Proteins encoded together in one Altererythrobacter epoxidivorans window:
- the era gene encoding GTPase Era, whose translation MSDDSQTRCGVVAVIGAPNAGKSTLVNQLVGQKVAITSSKAQTTRARMLGIALQGDTQMILVDTPGIFAPRRRLDRAMVSAAWEGAEAADAILLLVDPIKQRRHELEPLIEVLANRPERKILVLNKVDKAKKEPLLELAQELTGKIEFGEVFFVSALTGDGVPEMKAALADLMPEGPWHYPEDQVSDASERLLAAEITREQLYQQLHEELPYDSAVRPELYQHRPDGSLEIHQQIVVGRESQRPIVLGKGGSRIKAIGEAARKEMAEILGVKVHLFLHVKVSENWAEDKEVFEEMGLDWVR comes from the coding sequence ATGAGTGACGACAGCCAGACCAGGTGCGGCGTTGTCGCAGTGATCGGCGCCCCCAACGCGGGCAAATCGACGCTTGTGAACCAGCTTGTCGGCCAGAAGGTCGCGATCACTTCGTCCAAGGCGCAAACGACGCGCGCGCGAATGCTCGGCATCGCGCTGCAAGGCGATACGCAGATGATACTGGTGGATACGCCCGGTATCTTTGCACCCCGCCGCAGGCTCGACCGGGCGATGGTCAGCGCGGCATGGGAAGGCGCGGAAGCGGCCGACGCGATCCTGCTGCTGGTCGACCCCATCAAGCAGCGCCGCCACGAACTTGAACCCCTGATCGAGGTCCTTGCCAACCGGCCCGAGCGCAAGATCCTCGTCCTCAACAAGGTCGACAAGGCGAAGAAGGAACCGCTTCTGGAACTGGCGCAGGAATTGACCGGCAAGATCGAGTTCGGAGAGGTGTTCTTCGTATCGGCCCTGACCGGGGACGGCGTTCCCGAAATGAAGGCTGCCCTGGCCGATCTCATGCCCGAGGGACCGTGGCATTATCCCGAAGACCAGGTTTCAGACGCTTCGGAACGGCTGCTGGCTGCCGAGATCACCCGCGAACAGCTGTACCAGCAATTGCACGAGGAACTGCCCTACGATTCGGCAGTCCGCCCCGAACTCTACCAGCACAGGCCCGACGGCAGCCTCGAAATCCACCAGCAGATCGTGGTCGGGCGGGAAAGCCAGCGACCCATCGTCCTTGGCAAGGGAGGTAGCCGGATCAAGGCAATCGGCGAAGCTGCGCGCAAGGAAATGGCCGAAATCCTCGGCGTGAAGGTCCACCTGTTCCTCCATGTGAAAGTCAGCGAGAACTGGGCCGAGGACAAGGAAGTCTTCGAGGAAATGGGCCTCGACTGGGTGCGATGA
- the rnc gene encoding ribonuclease III: MSGISAETREWLDNLGIEIVDEEAWLDALTHGSFEADSDYERLEFLGDRVLGLSVAEWLFAENNAPEGKLSQRLNALVSGQTCARIARKIGLPEHVRLGKQARDDGARNSDNILGDVMEAVLGAHFLDHGFASTRDLVHQWWAEELKGDLGQAKHPKSALQEWAAGNQRKPPEYELIDRSGPDHAAQFTVRVSVHKVGSAEGTASSKQEAERRAAQAFMEQYG; the protein is encoded by the coding sequence ATGAGCGGGATTTCAGCCGAAACTCGCGAATGGCTGGACAATCTCGGCATCGAGATCGTCGACGAAGAGGCGTGGCTCGACGCGCTTACCCACGGCAGTTTCGAAGCGGATAGCGATTACGAACGGCTCGAATTCCTGGGCGACCGCGTCCTCGGCCTGTCGGTGGCAGAGTGGCTGTTCGCCGAAAACAACGCGCCCGAAGGCAAGTTGTCGCAGCGGTTGAACGCGCTCGTCAGCGGCCAGACCTGTGCGCGCATTGCCCGCAAGATCGGCCTGCCCGAACATGTGCGACTGGGCAAACAGGCCCGCGACGATGGCGCGCGCAACAGCGACAACATCCTCGGCGATGTGATGGAGGCGGTGCTCGGCGCGCATTTCCTCGATCATGGATTTGCCAGCACACGCGACCTCGTCCACCAATGGTGGGCAGAAGAGTTGAAAGGCGATCTGGGGCAGGCAAAGCATCCCAAGAGCGCGCTTCAGGAATGGGCCGCCGGCAACCAGCGCAAGCCGCCGGAATACGAACTGATCGACCGGTCCGGACCCGATCATGCAGCACAATTCACGGTTCGTGTCAGTGTCCACAAGGTGGGCTCTGCGGAAGGAACCGCCAGCAGCAAGCAGGAAGCCGAACGGCGCGCTGCACAAGCATTTATGGAGCAATACGGATGA
- a CDS encoding MgtC/SapB family protein, which produces MPSADLLHLFSALAVGLLIGIERGWNLRGWQSGRRVAGIRTFTLLGAMAGLSGWLSAAGYQAVAAILVAGCVGVVAIGFWQSIKLDGKPDATTAVAAMVTLSLGFIAGIGEPAIAVAGAAIVTLVLALRSELHGMLRSLDEADVKAFARYAVIALAVFPFLPEGRYGPYDAWEPTSLWFVVVIVTGFSFAGYVANRIFGARKGTIATAVIGGAYSSTAVTQSFSQKLGAGTGGSAENAGIALATAVMYLRVIVLVAVLASPLLVPFIKLVAPALLVGFVVSFWLYRRASDSSGATPPGNPIALIPAFTFVAFIAVAAVAARWAQANFGEEGIAVLLLLMGSMDVDAAIVTAGGLEPGTIANELAALAIAGTILANMTVKLGVTLAYGKSRGRPAAFALAASMVALAISLTAGYFSLSA; this is translated from the coding sequence ATGCCATCCGCTGATTTGCTCCACTTGTTCTCCGCGCTCGCGGTCGGGCTGTTGATCGGGATCGAGCGCGGCTGGAACCTGCGCGGCTGGCAGAGCGGCAGGCGCGTTGCTGGAATACGGACATTCACTCTGCTGGGCGCGATGGCTGGTCTGTCGGGCTGGCTATCGGCGGCAGGATACCAGGCGGTGGCTGCAATCCTCGTCGCAGGCTGTGTCGGCGTGGTCGCAATCGGGTTCTGGCAAAGCATAAAGCTCGACGGAAAGCCGGATGCGACGACGGCAGTCGCGGCCATGGTGACACTTTCGCTCGGGTTCATTGCGGGGATTGGAGAGCCTGCAATCGCTGTCGCCGGCGCTGCCATCGTCACGCTCGTCCTGGCCTTGCGCAGCGAATTGCACGGCATGCTGCGTTCCCTGGATGAGGCCGACGTGAAGGCATTCGCCCGTTATGCCGTGATCGCGCTTGCTGTGTTCCCGTTCCTGCCGGAAGGCCGCTACGGACCTTACGACGCGTGGGAGCCGACCTCGCTCTGGTTCGTGGTCGTCATCGTCACCGGCTTTTCCTTCGCAGGATATGTCGCCAACCGCATCTTCGGCGCGCGAAAGGGCACGATCGCCACCGCAGTCATTGGCGGGGCCTACAGTTCGACCGCAGTGACCCAGTCGTTTTCGCAAAAGCTCGGTGCAGGTACCGGTGGAAGCGCCGAAAACGCCGGGATCGCGCTCGCGACGGCAGTGATGTACCTGCGCGTAATCGTGCTGGTCGCAGTGCTCGCAAGCCCGTTGCTGGTCCCTTTCATAAAGCTGGTAGCCCCCGCCCTGCTGGTCGGGTTCGTCGTCAGCTTCTGGCTCTATCGCCGCGCTTCGGACAGCTCGGGCGCAACCCCACCCGGCAATCCCATCGCGCTCATTCCCGCCTTTACCTTCGTTGCCTTCATTGCGGTGGCCGCCGTCGCTGCGCGTTGGGCGCAAGCGAACTTCGGTGAAGAAGGCATCGCCGTGCTCCTGCTGTTGATGGGCAGCATGGATGTCGATGCGGCTATCGTGACTGCTGGCGGGCTGGAACCGGGTACAATCGCCAATGAACTGGCGGCGCTGGCGATAGCTGGCACTATCCTCGCCAACATGACCGTCAAGCTGGGAGTGACGCTCGCTTACGGGAAATCGCGCGGTCGGCCTGCGGCTTTTGCCCTGGCTGCGAGCATGGTCGCGCTGGCGATCAGCCTGACCGCCGGCTATTTCTCTTTGTCCGCCTAG
- a CDS encoding ASCH domain-containing protein, translated as MRFRAANPHAPEDVPLSFHFCDTKDAADICADLVVAGRKQATASSLKELELAGLEVAQPGELFIVTDFGGKAMAVIETTRVDIRRFGEIDEDFARAEGEGDLTLEWWRDAHRAYYQRVLSGSGVAVDDDLMIACEYFRTVMTSDDGAFPLQ; from the coding sequence ATGCGGTTTCGCGCCGCGAATCCTCATGCGCCGGAGGACGTCCCGCTCTCCTTCCATTTCTGTGACACGAAGGATGCAGCGGATATCTGCGCAGACCTTGTCGTGGCAGGTCGCAAACAAGCCACCGCATCGAGCCTGAAAGAGCTTGAACTGGCGGGGTTGGAGGTCGCCCAACCCGGCGAACTGTTCATCGTCACGGATTTCGGCGGCAAGGCGATGGCCGTGATCGAGACTACCCGGGTCGACATACGCCGTTTCGGCGAAATCGATGAAGACTTCGCCCGCGCAGAAGGTGAAGGCGACCTCACGCTGGAATGGTGGCGCGACGCACATCGCGCCTATTACCAACGCGTGCTTAGCGGCAGCGGCGTCGCGGTTGATGACGACCTCATGATCGCCTGCGAATATTTCAGGACAGTGATGACGTCCGACGATGGCGCATTCCCATTGCAGTGA
- a CDS encoding response regulator, with protein MRDIHETRQARPKLCLIVDDSRVIRKVSSKIAVSLGYQVVEAENGEEALARCKQRMPDLILTDWQMPVMSGPEFVAALRAIPTVHEPTVVFCTSKGTAKDVHEGIRAGADDYIVKPFEESALKAKLEKLGVQ; from the coding sequence ATGCGCGACATCCACGAAACGCGTCAGGCCCGCCCGAAGCTGTGCCTGATCGTCGATGACAGCCGCGTCATCCGCAAGGTTTCGAGCAAGATCGCAGTCAGCCTGGGCTACCAGGTGGTCGAGGCCGAAAACGGTGAAGAAGCCCTTGCTCGCTGTAAGCAGCGCATGCCCGACCTGATCCTGACCGACTGGCAGATGCCGGTGATGAGCGGTCCCGAATTCGTCGCGGCCTTGCGCGCCATTCCGACGGTCCATGAACCGACCGTCGTGTTCTGCACGTCGAAGGGCACGGCAAAGGACGTTCACGAAGGGATCCGTGCGGGCGCCGACGATTATATCGTCAAACCGTTCGAGGAATCGGCCCTGAAGGCAAAGCTCGAAAAACTCGGCGTCCAGTAA
- the topA gene encoding type I DNA topoisomerase: MQLVIVESPAKAKTIEKYLGKDFKVLASYGHVRDLPPKDGSVRPDEDFAMDWELYRDKQSRFKEIADAAKKADRLVLATDPDREGEAISWHVQELLKKRKALPSKVDRVTFNAITKTAVTDAMKSPRELDTDLIDAYLARRALDYLFGFTLSPVLWRKLPGAKSAGRVQSVALRLICEREHEIEIFKPEEYWSVLAKMEHDGTEFDARLVRYDGAKLDKMTLGNEGSAMAAKAAVEGTRFTVEDIETKPLKRNPAPPFTTSTLQQEAARKLGFSASHTMRLAQSLYEAGAITYMRTDGVQMDPGAINALRDAIGDRYDKSYLPEKPRFYSTKAKNAQEAHEAIRPTDFRREHAGSGDEAKLYDLIFKRAMASQMSAAQLERTTVTMRDPTGKHELRATGQVVKFPGYFAVYQEGRDDKSDDDEDGLLPVMHKGDSPFRKSVEANQHFTQPPPRYSEASLVKRLEELGIGRPSTYASTIQTLRDRDYVRMEKNRFFAEESGRLLTAFLERFFPTYVAYDFTAELEDELDTVSDGREEWKDLLAKFWKDFKPKADEVMEKLPSEVTESLDSYLSDFLFPPREDGKDPRFCPLCEQEGREGGKLALRGGRFGAFVACANYPECKYTRRFAQPGADGGTGDEDGLMGTHPETGAEIHRKSGRFGPYIEMEVDDAKKRASIPKDLDDFDLEWAIKLLDLPRIVGAHPETGNEIEANIGRYGPYLRHDGKYAKLQNTKEVFDVGMNRAVDLLAQAANRGGGGRGKAEPIKTLGAHPTSGGEIKVMPGRYGPYVTDGTTNATIPKDVKPEEVTEAQAIELIDARAAKGPAKKKRRKAPAKKKAPAKKTAAAKK; encoded by the coding sequence ATGCAGCTCGTTATCGTCGAGTCGCCCGCAAAGGCGAAAACCATCGAGAAATACCTGGGCAAGGACTTCAAGGTTCTCGCCAGCTACGGACACGTGCGCGACCTGCCGCCCAAGGATGGCAGCGTTCGCCCCGATGAAGACTTTGCGATGGACTGGGAACTCTATCGCGACAAGCAGAGCCGCTTCAAGGAAATAGCCGATGCGGCGAAGAAGGCCGATCGTCTCGTCCTCGCGACTGACCCTGACCGCGAAGGAGAAGCGATCAGCTGGCACGTCCAGGAGCTGCTGAAAAAGCGCAAGGCGCTGCCGTCCAAGGTTGATCGCGTGACCTTCAACGCGATTACCAAGACCGCGGTCACCGATGCGATGAAAAGCCCGCGCGAGCTCGATACCGATCTGATCGACGCCTATCTGGCGCGGCGCGCACTCGACTATTTGTTCGGATTTACCCTCTCGCCGGTCCTGTGGCGCAAGCTGCCCGGTGCGAAATCGGCCGGGCGAGTCCAGTCGGTCGCGCTGCGTCTCATCTGCGAGCGCGAGCACGAGATCGAGATCTTCAAGCCGGAGGAATATTGGTCCGTCCTTGCGAAGATGGAGCATGACGGGACCGAATTCGATGCGCGCCTGGTCCGTTACGACGGGGCCAAGCTCGACAAGATGACGCTGGGCAACGAAGGCAGCGCCATGGCCGCCAAGGCCGCGGTCGAGGGCACCCGCTTCACGGTCGAGGACATCGAGACCAAGCCGTTGAAGCGCAACCCTGCGCCACCGTTCACAACTTCCACCCTGCAACAGGAAGCCGCGCGCAAGCTCGGATTTTCGGCGAGCCATACGATGCGCCTCGCCCAGTCGCTCTACGAGGCTGGCGCAATCACCTACATGCGTACCGACGGCGTCCAGATGGACCCCGGTGCCATCAATGCGCTGCGCGACGCGATTGGCGATCGTTACGACAAGTCGTACCTGCCCGAAAAACCGCGCTTCTATTCGACCAAGGCCAAGAACGCGCAGGAAGCGCACGAGGCGATCCGTCCGACCGATTTCCGCCGCGAGCATGCCGGTTCGGGGGACGAGGCAAAGCTTTACGACCTGATCTTCAAGCGGGCGATGGCGAGCCAGATGTCGGCAGCCCAGCTTGAGCGGACGACCGTCACCATGCGCGATCCGACCGGCAAGCACGAGCTTCGTGCTACCGGCCAGGTCGTCAAGTTTCCCGGCTATTTCGCGGTCTATCAGGAAGGCCGGGACGACAAGTCGGACGATGACGAGGACGGCCTGCTGCCGGTCATGCACAAGGGCGACAGCCCCTTCAGGAAGTCGGTCGAGGCCAACCAGCATTTCACCCAGCCGCCGCCGCGTTATTCGGAAGCATCGCTGGTCAAGCGGCTGGAAGAGCTCGGCATCGGCCGCCCTTCGACCTATGCTTCGACAATCCAGACCCTGCGCGATCGCGATTACGTGCGGATGGAGAAAAACCGTTTCTTTGCAGAGGAATCGGGTCGGCTTCTGACAGCATTTCTCGAACGGTTTTTCCCGACCTATGTCGCCTATGATTTCACTGCGGAGCTTGAAGACGAGCTCGACACGGTTTCCGACGGGCGCGAGGAATGGAAGGACCTGCTCGCCAAGTTCTGGAAGGACTTCAAGCCCAAGGCCGACGAGGTCATGGAGAAGCTGCCTTCGGAAGTGACCGAATCGCTCGACAGCTATCTTTCGGATTTCCTCTTCCCCCCGCGCGAGGACGGCAAGGACCCGCGTTTCTGCCCGCTGTGCGAGCAGGAAGGGCGCGAGGGTGGCAAGCTGGCGCTGCGCGGCGGTCGCTTCGGCGCCTTCGTCGCATGTGCGAACTACCCCGAATGCAAATACACCCGCCGTTTTGCCCAGCCTGGCGCCGATGGCGGCACGGGTGACGAGGACGGCCTGATGGGTACCCATCCTGAAACGGGTGCGGAAATCCATCGCAAATCCGGACGCTTCGGCCCCTATATCGAGATGGAAGTCGACGACGCCAAGAAGCGCGCCTCGATCCCCAAGGATCTCGACGATTTCGACCTCGAATGGGCGATCAAGCTACTCGACCTGCCGCGCATCGTCGGCGCGCATCCCGAAACCGGGAACGAGATCGAAGCCAATATCGGTCGTTACGGCCCGTACCTGCGGCACGACGGCAAATACGCCAAGCTGCAGAACACAAAGGAAGTGTTCGACGTCGGCATGAACCGTGCGGTCGACCTGCTGGCGCAGGCTGCCAACCGCGGCGGTGGCGGGCGCGGCAAGGCCGAGCCGATCAAGACGCTTGGCGCACATCCGACGTCCGGCGGAGAGATCAAGGTGATGCCCGGCCGTTACGGGCCGTATGTCACCGACGGCACGACCAATGCGACCATTCCCAAGGACGTGAAGCCCGAGGAAGTGACCGAGGCGCAGGCGATCGAGCTGATCGACGCTCGCGCTGCCAAGGGGCCGGCGAAGAAGAAGCGCCGCAAGGCTCCCGCCAAGAAGAAGGCACCCGCAAAAAAGACTGCAGCAGCGAAAAAGTAA